The Actinomycetota bacterium genomic interval CGAGGGCGGAAATATCGATATCATGGCGCTCCATAAGCTTCCTGTTTCCGAGGAAGACCTTGCGCCCTTCGACAACGCCCTCCACACCGTGTCCGGGGATGGCCTCAAACTCTGTGGCCGAATAGTGGGGGATCCCGTTTTTCTCGGCATGCGCAACGATTGCCTCGGCGAGCGGATGCTCACTCAGGCGCTCCAGGGTAGCGGCCAGGCCGAGTAGCTCCTTGCCATCGGGAGAAGCGATGGTCTCGAACTCGGTCACTACCGGCGTGCCGTGAGTCAGCGTGCCGGTCTTATCGAAGATGATCGCATTTACCTTGTGAGTGGTCTCAAGAGCCTCTCCGCTCTTTATCAGGATGCCGTTTTCTGCGCCTTTTCCTGTTCCGACCATTATTGCCGTCGGAGTGGCGAGCCCTAACGCGCACGGGCAGGCTATGACTAGAACAGCGGTCGCCACAAGCAATGCTTTCACAAAGGGCGTGAACTCACCCATCGCGCCTGGGAAGAAAGTTGGCCCAAGCAGCAGCCAGACCAGAAACGTCACGAGCGCGAAGGCCACCACCGCGGGAACGAACACCGCGCTGATCCGGTCGGCGAAACGCTGGACCGGAGCCTTAGAGCCCTGTGCCTCCTCGACAAGCCTGATGATCTGCGCAAGCGCTGTATCAGAACCGACCTTGGTGGCTCGAAATCTGAACGAGCCCAGTTTGTTTATGGTCGCTCCGATGACGGTGTCGCCCGTGTTTTTCTCCACCGGAATCGATTCTCCGGTAAGCATTGACTCATCGACACTGGAGCGTCCCTCAACGACGATGCCGTCAACCGGGATCTTGTCGCCCGGACGGACCACCACGATATCGCCGACGATGACCTGCTCGACCGGCACATCGATCTCCTGGCCGCCTCTGACGACCCTCGCCGTCTTCGCCGCCAACCCCATGAGCTTCTTGATCGCGTCACTTGCCTTGCCTTTAGCTCTAGCCTCGAGCAGTTTGCCGAGGATCACGAAGGTGATCAGCATCGCCGCTACTTCATAAAACATTGGCTCGGCCGCGAACTTCGGAATAAACGTAGCGGCCACACTATAAAAGTAAGCCGCGCTCGTACCTATCGCGATAAGCGTGTCCATATTGCCGGTACGACGCTTGATCGCATGCCAAAATCCTCGGTAGAACTGCGCGCCGGCGATAAACTGCACCGGGGTGGTCAAGATAAATCCGATGTACTTGTTCACCATGTACGGATCCCAGGCGCCACCCACATTGTTCGCCAACCAAGTTGCCACCGCCGCGGGCACCACCATCATGAAAGGGGGTACCATCGCAAATAGCAAAGAGGGCAAGGCAAGCGAAAACGCGAAGATGAACATCGCCTTTTCTCGCCGGAAGTGCCGCTCTTGCGCTTCGCGCTGCGTGTCAACCGGAGATTGCCCGGTTTCACCGGCGCTGGCCCGCACTGAAGCCTTGTAACCGACCTTGTTCACGGTCGTGAGCAGTGCGTCGATATCGATCACCGCGGGATCGAATTCGACAGTCGCCGACTCGGTGGCAAGGTTGACAGAGGCCTTCGAGACACCTGCCGTACCCGCCAGGGTCTTCTCGATCACCGCCACGCATGAGGCGCAGGTCATTCCGGTGACATCAAATACTACTTTGTCTTCTTTTTCGAGACTCTCGATCTGTTCGACATTGTTGCTCATCAAATATCACCTCACTGCACAAGAATCGAGCCAAAGACCATGTCCATGCCGCACTCAAAACCATAAATTCCCGGCTCTAGAGGCGGAATAGCGACGGTCTTGGGGCCGCTCGTCAGATCCGCATAGAATCCGAGATCGTTGCTTTTCACTTCGGCGAAGCACCCGGCGCCTTGCCCAAAGGTAATCTCGGCAGGCACTCCGGCCTTCAGCCTGATGAGGTTCGGCGAATATCCCGCACTTGTATCGACGGCGATGCGCTGAACGCCATCGCTATCCAAGACAGCGGATCCTTCGATCGTCTCGCCGCTACCGGCTCCGCAGCCCCCGCCCGTTCCGCAACCCCCGCATGGCAAAGCTTCGCTAGAAGCCGCCTGGGTGGGCAGCGCCGAGCCAGCGGCTCCTTCGGAAACGCCCCTGCCCTGGGCGAAACGATAGGACATCAGAAGTGCGAGCACGATCAAGATCGCCACAAGGGCATATCTCACAAACTGAGCATCACCTGAGGTGACGGCTTTTTGATTACTCATAACGATCAGTCTCCTGTTCCAAAACATTGTTCATCGAATTTGATTTTACAACCCGCCGATTAACTGGCCTGTAGCTACCGCCAGGACCAGTAGCGCGGCTATTACAACCAGCTCATTGACGGTAAACCCGAAATACCTGACTGGCTCGGCTCCGCCAGTCGCGGACTTTCCTACGTCGCCACTGGCGTTTCCCGCCACCGCTAAGGCACGCTGGCGGTATGTCATCCAGCCCAAGGCGGCGGCGACTAAAACGAACAATCCTACCAACAGCGGAGATACTCCCGTCTGAGCCCCAGCCTGACCAGCGACTATACTCCCGGGCATCATTCCCATGCCGCAAGTGAGCGTATAGTTGCCCGGAGCGACCGGGGGTAACTCGACCACTGTTGTGGCAAATGGCTCGAGATCGACCAGAACCCCCAATTGAGGGATGGCGAGCTGATCCGAGCACGGATTGTCCTCCTGCCTGTCAACAACCAGGCGTACCGGCTGATTGACAGGAATTGCAAGTGCCGAGGGCTCAAAGCGCACATCCGCTATTACCAGCGGGATCTCCACAACTCCATCGGGGCCGGCTACAAAGCCGCCGGCGGGTCCCTCGGCGGGTCCTCCGAGTACGGATTGCGTGATCGTGTGAAGCGTCACTGGCGAACCGAGAAGCATGGCACCACGGTTGAGATAGGTGAGTCCAAAGAGCAAAACGACGATGGCCAGCACCACCATGACCCGCGCTTTCAGCTTTGCGGGAATCATACTCGACGCAACCCCGAATCCGAACATGAGCGGGGCGGTTCCAAGGCCAAAGGCCATCATCCCAAGCGCGCCTGTCAGCGGATTCCCAGATGCAATGGCCTGCAACTGCGCGGCGATCAAGGGCGCGCAGGGCATAAGTCCTGTAAGCAGACCAAAGAGAATCGGAGCGCTCATCGGCGATTGCCCGTGCTCGGCGTTGGATATCGCCTTTCGCCTGACCCCTCTCAGAGCTGAGACCAGAAACTTAGGTGGACGCGGGGTCAGCCGGGCAGCCCATGGAAACCGGCCGGTCATCCCCAGCGCCAGCACGATCATGAAACCGCCTGCCAACACCATTACATACGGACGGACGCCCTCCAGATCAAAGAATCCGCCGATGGCGCCTAGTGTCAGGCCGACGATCATATAGCTCAGTATCTTGGCCGACTGGTAAGCGAAATTCGGCACAAGTTTGTCTTTCCACGTTGCGCCCTCTGTTTCCTTGAGGGCGTATGTGATCACCATGGGTCCACACATGGACACACAGTGCAGGCTCGTAACAAGTCCAAGAACGAGCATAGGAACGAATATTTCCACGGATTTA includes:
- a CDS encoding cupredoxin domain-containing protein; translation: MSYRFAQGRGVSEGAAGSALPTQAASSEALPCGGCGTGGGCGAGSGETIEGSAVLDSDGVQRIAVDTSAGYSPNLIRLKAGVPAEITFGQGAGCFAEVKSNDLGFYADLTSGPKTVAIPPLEPGIYGFECGMDMVFGSILVQ
- a CDS encoding sulfite exporter TauE/SafE family protein, yielding MEIFVPMLVLGLVTSLHCVSMCGPMVITYALKETEGATWKDKLVPNFAYQSAKILSYMIVGLTLGAIGGFFDLEGVRPYVMVLAGGFMIVLALGMTGRFPWAARLTPRPPKFLVSALRGVRRKAISNAEHGQSPMSAPILFGLLTGLMPCAPLIAAQLQAIASGNPLTGALGMMAFGLGTAPLMFGFGVASSMIPAKLKARVMVVLAIVVLLFGLTYLNRGAMLLGSPVTLHTITQSVLGGPAEGPAGGFVAGPDGVVEIPLVIADVRFEPSALAIPVNQPVRLVVDRQEDNPCSDQLAIPQLGVLVDLEPFATTVVELPPVAPGNYTLTCGMGMMPGSIVAGQAGAQTGVSPLLVGLFVLVAAALGWMTYRQRALAVAGNASGDVGKSATGGAEPVRYFGFTVNELVVIAALLVLAVATGQLIGGL
- a CDS encoding copper-translocating P-type ATPase; translation: MSNNVEQIESLEKEDKVVFDVTGMTCASCVAVIEKTLAGTAGVSKASVNLATESATVEFDPAVIDIDALLTTVNKVGYKASVRASAGETGQSPVDTQREAQERHFRREKAMFIFAFSLALPSLLFAMVPPFMMVVPAAVATWLANNVGGAWDPYMVNKYIGFILTTPVQFIAGAQFYRGFWHAIKRRTGNMDTLIAIGTSAAYFYSVAATFIPKFAAEPMFYEVAAMLITFVILGKLLEARAKGKASDAIKKLMGLAAKTARVVRGGQEIDVPVEQVIVGDIVVVRPGDKIPVDGIVVEGRSSVDESMLTGESIPVEKNTGDTVIGATINKLGSFRFRATKVGSDTALAQIIRLVEEAQGSKAPVQRFADRISAVFVPAVVAFALVTFLVWLLLGPTFFPGAMGEFTPFVKALLVATAVLVIACPCALGLATPTAIMVGTGKGAENGILIKSGEALETTHKVNAIIFDKTGTLTHGTPVVTEFETIASPDGKELLGLAATLERLSEHPLAEAIVAHAEKNGIPHYSATEFEAIPGHGVEGVVEGRKVFLGNRKLMERHDIDISALADRVAQLESEGKTVMLIAVDNAAAGLIAVADTLKSNSKEAVERLRSMGLAVYMITGDNRRTAEAIAAQAGISAENVLAEVLPEHKAAEVARLQAKGLKVAMVGDGINDTPALAKADVGIAMGAGTDVAMETGEIVLIKNDLRDVVTAIELSKRTMRKIYQNFFWALGYNTLGIPVAALGLLRPELAGAAMALSSVSVVTSSLLLRRFRPSLARKKA